One window of the Streptomyces asoensis genome contains the following:
- a CDS encoding DUF3145 domain-containing protein translates to MTTRGVLYVHSAPRALCPHVEWAVAGVLGTRVNLDWIRQPAAPGTWRSEFSWKGEAGTASKLASALRGWHLLRFEVTAEPCATAEGERYSCTPDLGIFHAVTGIHGDILIPEDRLRAALLRSQRGETDLEAELSKLLGKPWDDELEPFRYAGEGAPVRWLHQVV, encoded by the coding sequence GTGACGACACGTGGAGTTCTGTACGTGCACTCCGCGCCGCGCGCGCTGTGCCCGCACGTCGAGTGGGCCGTCGCCGGGGTGCTCGGCACGCGCGTCAACCTCGACTGGATCCGGCAGCCCGCCGCACCCGGCACCTGGCGCTCGGAGTTCTCCTGGAAGGGCGAGGCCGGCACGGCGTCCAAGCTGGCCTCCGCGCTGCGCGGCTGGCACCTGCTGCGCTTCGAGGTCACCGCCGAGCCCTGCGCCACCGCCGAGGGCGAGCGCTACAGCTGCACACCCGACCTGGGCATCTTCCACGCCGTCACCGGCATCCACGGCGACATCCTCATCCCCGAGGACCGGCTGCGCGCGGCCCTGCTGCGCAGCCAGCGCGGCGAGACGGACCTGGAGGCCGAACTCTCCAAGCTCCTCGGCAAGCCGTGGGACGACGAACTGGAGCCCTTCAGATACGCGGGCGAAGGAGCTCCGGTGCGCTGGCTGCACCAGGTCGTGTGA
- a CDS encoding SGNH/GDSL hydrolase family protein, with translation MRKRNRHARAVLAGTTAAVLGLAGCDAMGGGDAEGSSGTHAREAKPSPSPTPLWDSSPSSVAAVGDSITRGFDACTVLADCPEVSWATGASTEVNSLAVRLLGAAKAATHSWNYAATGARMADLPAQMAQAAAEKPQLVTVMAGANDACRESAAAMTSVADFRAEFQDALSTLRRALPKTQVYVTSVPNLKRLWSQGRTNVLGKQVWKLGLCPSMLGDADALDAAATARRETVQKRVEDYNSVLAEVCAKDVRCRFDGGAVYDFRFGTDQLSHWDWFHPSKDGQARLAELAYQGVTAKAS, from the coding sequence ATGCGGAAACGGAACCGGCACGCGCGGGCCGTGCTCGCGGGCACGACGGCGGCCGTCCTGGGCCTGGCCGGCTGTGACGCGATGGGGGGCGGCGACGCCGAGGGGTCCTCGGGCACCCACGCCCGGGAGGCGAAGCCTTCGCCGTCGCCGACCCCGTTGTGGGACTCCAGCCCGTCCTCGGTGGCGGCGGTGGGCGACTCCATCACGCGTGGCTTCGACGCGTGTACGGTGCTCGCGGACTGCCCCGAGGTGTCCTGGGCCACCGGCGCCAGCACCGAGGTGAACAGCCTCGCCGTCCGGCTGCTGGGCGCGGCGAAGGCGGCCACGCACAGCTGGAACTACGCGGCGACCGGGGCGCGGATGGCGGACCTGCCGGCCCAGATGGCCCAGGCGGCGGCCGAGAAACCGCAGTTGGTGACGGTGATGGCGGGGGCGAACGACGCGTGCCGGGAGTCGGCGGCGGCGATGACGTCGGTGGCCGACTTCCGCGCGGAGTTCCAGGACGCGCTGAGCACGCTGCGCCGCGCGCTGCCGAAGACGCAGGTGTATGTGACGAGTGTGCCGAACCTGAAGCGGCTGTGGTCGCAGGGGCGGACGAACGTGCTGGGCAAGCAGGTGTGGAAGCTGGGTCTGTGCCCGTCGATGCTGGGCGACGCGGACGCGCTGGACGCGGCGGCGACCGCGCGGCGGGAGACCGTGCAGAAGCGGGTGGAGGACTACAACTCGGTGCTGGCGGAGGTCTGCGCGAAGGACGTGCGGTGCCGGTTCGACGGCGGGGCGGTGTACGACTTCAGGTTCGGCACCGACCAGTTGAGCCACTGGGACTGGTTCCACCCGAGCAAGGACGGGCAGGCGCGGCTCGCTGAGCTGGCCTATCAGGGGGTCACGGCGAAGGCGTCGTGA
- a CDS encoding aldose epimerase family protein, with protein sequence MSEHFGTLSDGTEVHRWTLERAGTRVRVLSYGGIVQSVEVPDRDGRAANVVLGFADLEGYLAHPEPFLGALIGRYANRIAHARFPLDDVTYALEPNNAPNSLHGGAHGFDKRVWDVRPVEHGLRLSRVAPHGEEGFPGRLEVTATYTLDASGALRFVYEAVTDAPTVVNLTNHSYFNLGGPGSGGAGGHELRLAASRYTPVDADLIPTGELAQVADGRFDFRSARKVGAGYDHNFVLDKGVTDTPVEVAELHDPASGRVLTVATTEPGLQLYTADHLGEPFEPGEGVALETQHFPDSPNRPEFPSTELRPGAAYRSETVYGFSVR encoded by the coding sequence ATGAGCGAACACTTCGGAACACTTTCCGACGGCACTGAGGTGCACCGCTGGACTTTGGAGCGGGCGGGCACGCGGGTGCGGGTCCTTTCGTACGGCGGGATCGTGCAGTCCGTCGAGGTCCCGGACCGGGACGGGCGCGCGGCGAACGTGGTGTTGGGGTTCGCGGACCTGGAGGGCTATCTCGCGCACCCGGAGCCCTTCCTCGGCGCGCTGATCGGCCGGTACGCCAACCGGATCGCGCACGCGCGCTTCCCGCTGGACGACGTGACGTACGCGCTGGAGCCGAACAACGCGCCGAACTCCCTGCACGGCGGCGCGCACGGCTTCGACAAGCGGGTGTGGGACGTCCGGCCGGTCGAGCACGGGCTGCGGCTCAGCCGGGTCGCGCCGCACGGCGAGGAGGGCTTCCCGGGCCGCCTCGAGGTCACGGCGACGTACACGCTCGACGCGTCGGGGGCGCTGCGGTTCGTGTACGAGGCGGTCACGGACGCGCCGACGGTGGTGAACCTGACCAACCACAGCTACTTCAACCTGGGCGGTCCGGGGAGCGGCGGCGCGGGCGGCCACGAGCTGCGGCTGGCCGCCTCCCGGTACACGCCGGTGGACGCGGACCTGATCCCGACGGGTGAGCTCGCGCAGGTGGCGGACGGCCGCTTCGACTTCCGTTCGGCCCGCAAGGTCGGCGCCGGCTACGACCACAACTTCGTGCTCGACAAGGGCGTCACGGACACCCCGGTCGAGGTGGCCGAGCTGCACGATCCGGCGTCCGGGCGGGTGCTGACGGTGGCGACGACCGAGCCGGGGCTCCAGCTGTACACCGCCGACCACCTGGGCGAGCCCTTCGAGCCCGGCGAGGGCGTCGCGCTGGAGACCCAGCACTTCCCCGACTCGCCGAACCGGCCGGAGTTCCCGAGCACCGAGCTGCGGCCGGGGGCCGCGTACCGGTCGGAGACGGTGTACGGCTTCTCGGTCCGGTAG
- a CDS encoding beta-glucosidase H, producing the protein MAEVETAVETALGTLDLDAKTRLLAGQDSWSLPELPEIGLKSLVMSDGPVGVRGVRWTADDPSVALPSPTALAATWDPELAHRAGVLLAQEARRKGVHVLLAPTINLHRSPLGGRHFEAYSEDPCLTGVIGAGYVNGVQSGGVGTTVKHFVANDAETDRFTVNNVVGERALRELYLAPFEAIVENARPWGIMTAYNTVNGTTMTEHHHLVNEVLRDAWGFDGINVSDWMAARDTVGALRGGLDVAMPGPRTVYGEALAEAVRDGRLDESEVDEAVRRVLRLAARVGALANVEPAVTRPPAPVDGEALARELARRSFVLVRNEDGALPLRPGTVALIGAAARDARILGGGSATVFPARTVSPLDGLTAALPEGTLGYAVGADPTTELAVADKGFALRAVCRDAAGNVIGTRSAPNGQIQWMGTDLPEGVTHDTVHTVRLTGTFTPRESGPHTFGIKGTGGFTLTVAGTTYYDDVQRPADDSDPFEAFFGAPVPRAEARLTAGEPVEVSLTHVFALPEGVPFKAIAFALAHQEPQRDPDELIAEAVEAARAADTAVVVVATTERVESEGFDRKDLRLPGRQDDLVRAVAAANPNTVVVVNAGSPVELPWREDVAAVLLTWFPGQEGGAALADVLTGAHEPGGRLPTTWGSLDDAPVTEVTPTDGELAYTEGVFIGYRAWEKAHRTPVHPFGHGLGYTDWTYESVDITGSTVTVRIRNSGARPGREVVQVYLAPTGTAPAPERPARWLAGFAGVEAGPGESAEVTVEIPDRAFEVWDEADHRWSFVKGSYEIQVGRSIADRRITATINV; encoded by the coding sequence ATGGCGGAAGTGGAGACGGCCGTCGAGACGGCCCTCGGCACACTCGATCTGGACGCCAAGACCCGGCTGCTGGCCGGCCAGGACTCGTGGTCGCTGCCCGAGCTGCCGGAGATCGGACTGAAGTCCCTCGTCATGTCCGACGGCCCCGTGGGCGTCCGGGGTGTGCGCTGGACCGCCGACGACCCCTCCGTCGCGCTGCCCTCCCCGACCGCCCTCGCGGCCACCTGGGACCCGGAACTCGCCCACCGCGCCGGCGTCCTCCTGGCCCAGGAGGCCCGCCGCAAGGGCGTCCACGTCCTGCTGGCCCCCACGATCAACCTGCACCGCTCCCCGCTCGGCGGCCGTCACTTCGAGGCCTACAGCGAGGATCCCTGTCTGACGGGGGTGATCGGCGCGGGCTATGTGAACGGCGTCCAGTCCGGCGGTGTCGGCACCACCGTCAAGCACTTCGTCGCCAACGACGCCGAGACCGACCGCTTCACCGTGAACAACGTGGTCGGTGAACGCGCCCTGCGCGAGCTGTACCTGGCCCCCTTCGAGGCCATCGTCGAGAACGCCCGCCCCTGGGGCATCATGACCGCCTACAACACGGTCAACGGCACGACGATGACCGAGCACCACCACCTCGTGAACGAGGTCCTGCGCGACGCATGGGGCTTCGACGGCATCAACGTCTCCGACTGGATGGCCGCCCGCGACACCGTGGGCGCGTTGAGGGGCGGCCTCGACGTCGCCATGCCCGGACCGCGGACCGTCTACGGCGAGGCCCTCGCGGAGGCGGTACGCGACGGCCGGCTCGACGAGTCCGAGGTCGACGAGGCCGTACGCCGCGTCCTGCGCCTGGCCGCCCGCGTCGGCGCCCTCGCGAACGTCGAACCGGCCGTCACCCGCCCGCCCGCCCCCGTCGACGGCGAGGCCCTGGCCCGCGAACTGGCCCGCCGCTCCTTCGTCCTGGTCCGCAACGAGGACGGCGCGCTGCCGCTCAGGCCCGGCACCGTCGCCCTCATCGGCGCGGCCGCCCGCGACGCCCGGATCCTCGGCGGCGGCTCCGCGACCGTCTTCCCGGCCCGCACGGTCTCCCCGCTCGACGGCCTCACCGCCGCGCTCCCCGAAGGCACCCTCGGCTATGCCGTCGGTGCCGACCCCACCACCGAACTCGCCGTCGCCGACAAGGGCTTCGCGCTGCGGGCGGTCTGCCGCGACGCCGCCGGCAACGTCATCGGCACCCGGTCCGCGCCGAACGGCCAGATCCAGTGGATGGGCACCGACCTCCCCGAGGGCGTCACCCACGACACCGTCCACACGGTCCGACTGACCGGCACCTTCACCCCGCGCGAGAGCGGCCCGCACACCTTCGGCATCAAGGGCACGGGCGGCTTCACCCTCACCGTCGCCGGGACGACGTACTACGACGACGTCCAGCGTCCCGCCGACGACAGCGACCCCTTCGAGGCGTTCTTCGGCGCCCCGGTGCCCCGCGCCGAGGCCCGACTGACCGCCGGTGAACCGGTCGAGGTCTCGCTCACCCACGTCTTCGCGCTCCCCGAAGGCGTCCCCTTCAAGGCCATCGCCTTCGCCCTGGCCCACCAGGAGCCGCAGCGCGACCCCGACGAGCTGATCGCCGAGGCGGTCGAGGCGGCGCGGGCCGCCGACACGGCCGTCGTCGTGGTCGCCACCACCGAACGCGTCGAGTCCGAGGGCTTCGACCGCAAGGACCTCCGCCTCCCCGGCCGGCAGGACGACCTGGTCCGTGCCGTCGCCGCCGCCAACCCGAACACCGTCGTGGTCGTCAACGCGGGCTCCCCGGTGGAGCTGCCGTGGCGCGAGGACGTCGCGGCCGTCCTGCTCACCTGGTTCCCCGGCCAGGAGGGCGGAGCGGCCCTGGCGGACGTCCTGACGGGCGCCCACGAACCCGGCGGCCGGCTCCCCACCACCTGGGGCTCCCTCGACGACGCCCCCGTCACCGAGGTCACCCCCACCGACGGCGAACTCGCCTACACCGAGGGCGTCTTCATCGGCTACCGCGCCTGGGAGAAGGCACACCGCACCCCGGTCCACCCCTTCGGCCACGGCCTCGGCTACACCGACTGGACGTACGAGTCGGTCGACATCACGGGCTCCACGGTCACCGTGCGGATCCGCAACAGCGGCGCGCGCCCGGGGCGCGAGGTCGTGCAGGTCTACCTCGCCCCCACCGGGACGGCCCCGGCGCCCGAACGCCCGGCCCGCTGGCTGGCCGGCTTCGCCGGTGTCGAGGCGGGCCCGGGGGAGAGCGCCGAGGTCACCGTGGAGATCCCGGACCGCGCCTTCGAGGTGTGGGACGAGGCGGACCACCGTTGGTCCTTTGTGAAAGGTTCGTACGAAATCCAGGTGGGCCGCTCGATCGCCGACCGCAGGATCACCGCGACGATTAACGTGTGA